Part of the Solwaraspora sp. WMMA2065 genome is shown below.
CGTTGTTCGACTCCTTGCACGGGTATCTCGGTGGGTTCCCATGGGTGGTCGATGTGCTCCGGGAGGGTGAACTCTTCGCGCCGCAGGCGTTGCGATTCACCGAGGCGGTACTGGAGGCTCTGGTCGCTGCGGGGATTCATGGCCGTGACGCATTAGCTGTGTACGCGGCGTTGTGGCAGTACACGCTGGGGCATCTGGCGTCGGCCCATCCGCCGAAGGACCCGGCCACCCGGGCCCGCCGGGACGAGTTGGTCCGCCGGGCGCCACTGGACGAGCTTCCACGGATGCGGTCGATCATGCCGCTGCTCGTCGAGTTCGACGCGGAAGCGGCCTACGCGGCGGGCCTCACCGCGCTGATCCGGGGCGCACTGCCCGCTGGCCATCCGAACGGATGACCGACCGGTCGGTCGTCCGGTCACTGTTGGGTCAGACATGGGCGCGACCTTGACGTCGGCAGTTCTTTAGGTAAGCCTATCCTCTGTTTACACCGTACGCAGCACGTGGTGATCCGGAGTGAGACCATGGCCTTTCCGAGCTTTCCCACCGACCCGTTTCCGACGCGGGGCGTCGGCATGCCCGAGATGTCGGCATGAGCACGAACGACACGGACACCGCCGAACGGGCAAGGACGTCCGATCCGAAGGCACTCGCGGCGCTGCTGGCCCCGATCCGGGTCCAACTGGTCCTCGCGGTGCTGCTACAGGTCGTCTCGGCGGTGGCGTCGCTGGTGCCGTTCATCGCGGTCGCCGAGATCGGCCGCACTCTGCTGGCGGCCGGGCCCATCGACGAGGGTCGGGTGTGGGCGGTCGTGGTCTGGGCGGCCGGTGGGCTGATGGTGCGGTTCGTGACGCTCACCGCCGCAGGTGGGATCACCCATTTCGCCGATGTGCAGTTGCAGTTGCAGATACGCCGGCGGATGGCCGCCCACCTCGCGACCGTGCCGCTGGGCTGGTTCACCGACCGGTCGGCCGGGCAGGTGAAGAAGGCAGTGCAGGACGACGTGGGCGCGATGCACCACCTGGTCGGGCACGCACTGACGGATCTGGCCGCGGCGGTGGTGACCCCACTGGTGGCCCTCGGCTACCTGCTGTGGGTCGACTGGCGGCTGGCGTTGCTGACACTGGTCACGGTGCCGCTGTTCGTGGCGGTGTACGCGGTGATGATGCGCGGCTATCCGGAGAAGATGGCCCAGTACACCGCCGCGCTGGCCCGGAT
Proteins encoded:
- a CDS encoding TetR/AcrR family transcriptional regulator, which encodes MGDRELNRSTIVGAGRRLAQSEGVGAVSMRRVAAELGCSAMALYRHVSDKRELLILVLDDVASGLPLPVVDGPPGRRLFTLFDSLHGYLGGFPWVVDVLREGELFAPQALRFTEAVLEALVAAGIHGRDALAVYAALWQYTLGHLASAHPPKDPATRARRDELVRRAPLDELPRMRSIMPLLVEFDAEAAYAAGLTALIRGALPAGHPNG